A genomic region of Streptomyces sp. R33 contains the following coding sequences:
- a CDS encoding HAD family hydrolase translates to MIASGTPATPADPAAPVHIVWDWNGTLLHDIDAVIVATNASFAEFGFAPITLERYRELYVVPVPKFYERLMGRLPTDAEWEVMDATFHRHYWAAADAAGLTEGARELLRDWQADGLTQSLLSLAPHEKLVPLVQAHGIDRHFLRVDGRTGPSHTSKAGHLVRHLAALEQTGVTAARTVLIGDAVDDALAAAHVGARAVLYTGGSHSRRSLESAGVAVVDTLAEAVSAARRLAE, encoded by the coding sequence GTGATCGCTTCCGGTACCCCGGCCACCCCGGCCGACCCCGCCGCCCCCGTCCACATAGTCTGGGACTGGAACGGCACGCTGCTGCACGACATCGACGCCGTGATCGTCGCCACCAACGCCTCCTTCGCCGAGTTCGGCTTCGCTCCGATCACCCTGGAGCGCTACCGCGAGCTGTACGTCGTACCCGTCCCGAAGTTCTACGAGCGGCTGATGGGACGGCTGCCCACCGACGCCGAGTGGGAGGTCATGGACGCCACCTTCCACCGCCACTACTGGGCCGCCGCCGACGCCGCCGGGCTCACCGAAGGTGCCCGCGAGCTCCTGCGCGACTGGCAGGCCGACGGGCTCACGCAGTCCCTGCTCTCCCTGGCGCCCCACGAGAAGCTCGTACCGCTCGTGCAGGCGCACGGCATCGACCGGCACTTCCTGCGCGTCGACGGCCGTACCGGCCCCTCGCACACGAGCAAGGCAGGGCATCTCGTACGCCATTTGGCGGCACTGGAGCAGACGGGGGTGACCGCCGCCCGTACGGTCCTCATCGGGGACGCCGTGGACGATGCCCTGGCCGCTGCGCACGTGGGTGCGAGAGCCGTCCTCTACACGGGTGGTTCGCACAGCCGGCGCAGTCTGGAATCGGCGGGTGTCGCCGTCGTCGACACGCTGGCAGAAGCCGTATCCGCTGCTCGCCGACTGGCCGAATAA
- a CDS encoding GNAT family N-acetyltransferase has protein sequence MEPTTLNTARLELRPFGPADEDEVYAACQDPDIQRWTMVPSPYAREHARGFVGELVPGGWREDTACSFAVRLGPGGPLVAAVGVHVHEVFGTKAYEIGFWAVKEHRGQGFMTEAVSAVARWAFTELGAARLEWRAEVGNTASRAVAEKAGFRMEGLLRASLHRADSVHDSWVGALLPGDLGITPAVPYLPSGSRTSPLSVEPPRLQP, from the coding sequence ATGGAGCCCACCACCCTGAACACCGCCCGTCTGGAGCTGCGCCCCTTCGGCCCGGCCGACGAGGACGAGGTCTACGCGGCCTGCCAGGACCCCGACATCCAGCGCTGGACCATGGTCCCCTCCCCTTACGCGCGCGAACACGCCCGCGGCTTCGTCGGCGAGTTGGTCCCGGGCGGCTGGCGCGAGGACACCGCCTGCTCCTTCGCCGTCCGCCTCGGCCCCGGCGGCCCGCTGGTCGCGGCCGTCGGCGTCCACGTGCACGAGGTCTTCGGGACGAAGGCGTACGAGATCGGCTTCTGGGCGGTGAAGGAGCACCGCGGGCAGGGCTTCATGACCGAGGCGGTGAGCGCCGTCGCCCGCTGGGCCTTCACCGAGCTGGGCGCCGCCCGTCTGGAATGGCGCGCCGAGGTCGGCAACACCGCCTCCCGGGCCGTCGCCGAAAAGGCCGGCTTCCGCATGGAGGGCCTCCTGCGGGCCTCCCTGCACCGCGCCGACTCCGTCCACGACTCCTGGGTCGGCGCCCTGCTCCCCGGCGACCTCGGCATCACCCCCGCCGTGCCCTACCTTCCGTCGGGCTCCCGTACGAGCCCGCTGTCAGTGGAGCCGCCTAGGCTGCAGCCATGA
- the secA gene encoding preprotein translocase subunit SecA yields the protein MSVFNKLMRAGEGKILRKLHRIADQVNSIEEDFVNLSDAELRALTDEYKQRHQDGESLDDLLPEAFATVREAAKRVLGQRHYDVQIMGGAALHLGYVAEMKTGEGKTLVGTLPAYLNALSGKGVHLITVNDYLAERDSEMMGRVHKFLGLEVGCILANMSPAQRREQYSSDITYGTNNEFGFDYLRDNMAWSADELVQRGHNFAVVDEVDSILVDEARTPLIISGPADQATKWYADFAKLVTRLTKGEAGQPLKGIEETGDYEVDEKKRTVGIHEAGVAKVEDWLGIENLYESVNTPLVGYLNNAIKAKELFKKDKDYVVIDGEVMIVDEHTGRILAGRRYNEGMHQAIEAKEGVDIKDENQTLATITLQNFFRLYTKLSGMTGTAMTEAAEFHQIYKLGVVPIPTNRDMVRKDQPDLIYRTEVAKFAAVVDDIAEKHEKGQPILVGTTSVEKSEYLSQQLSKRGIPHEVLNAKQHEREASIVAQAGRRGAVTVATNMAGRGTDIKLGGNPDDLAEAELRQQGLDPEEHIEEWAHALPAALKRAEAAVKAEFEEVKALGGLYVLGTERHESRRIDNQLRGRSGRQGDPGESRFYLSLGDDLMRLFKAQMVERVMSMANVPDDVPIENKMVTRAIASAQSQVETQNFETRKNVLKYDEVLNSQREVIYGERRRVLEGEDLHEQVRFFMDDTIDAYIAAETVEGFAEEWDLDRLWGAFKQLYPIKVTVAELEDAAGDRAGITAEFIAESVKDDIHEQYEAREKALGSDIMRELERRVVLSVLDRKWREHLYEMDYLQEGIGLRAMAQKDPLVEYQREGFDMFNAMMEGIKEESVGYLFNLEVQVEQQVEEVPVQDAAPSLTKPEIRAKGLDAPQRPDRLHFSAPTVDGEGGVVEGDFDADEAGDGMTRAERRKAQKAAGGRRRKK from the coding sequence GTGTCCGTCTTCAACAAGCTCATGCGTGCAGGCGAAGGCAAGATCCTGCGCAAACTGCACCGCATCGCGGACCAGGTCAACTCCATCGAAGAGGACTTCGTCAACCTCTCCGACGCCGAGTTGCGGGCGCTCACGGACGAGTACAAGCAGCGCCACCAGGACGGCGAGAGCCTGGACGACCTGCTGCCCGAGGCCTTCGCGACCGTCCGCGAGGCCGCCAAGCGCGTCCTCGGCCAGCGGCACTACGACGTCCAGATCATGGGCGGCGCCGCGCTGCACCTCGGCTACGTCGCCGAGATGAAGACCGGTGAGGGCAAGACCCTCGTCGGCACGCTCCCCGCGTACCTGAACGCGCTGTCCGGCAAGGGCGTCCACCTGATCACGGTGAACGACTACCTCGCCGAGCGCGACTCCGAGATGATGGGCCGGGTGCACAAGTTCCTCGGCCTCGAGGTCGGCTGCATCCTGGCGAACATGTCCCCGGCCCAGCGCCGGGAGCAGTACAGCAGCGACATCACGTACGGGACGAACAACGAGTTCGGCTTCGACTACTTGCGCGACAACATGGCGTGGTCGGCGGACGAGCTGGTGCAGCGCGGCCACAACTTCGCCGTGGTCGACGAGGTCGACTCGATCCTGGTCGACGAGGCCCGTACCCCGCTGATCATCTCCGGCCCGGCCGACCAGGCCACGAAGTGGTACGCCGACTTCGCGAAGCTGGTCACCCGCCTCACCAAGGGCGAGGCCGGCCAGCCGCTCAAGGGCATCGAGGAGACCGGCGACTACGAGGTCGACGAGAAGAAGCGCACCGTCGGCATCCACGAGGCCGGTGTCGCCAAGGTCGAGGACTGGCTCGGCATCGAGAACCTGTACGAGTCGGTGAACACCCCGCTCGTCGGCTACCTGAACAACGCCATCAAGGCGAAGGAACTGTTCAAGAAGGACAAGGACTACGTCGTCATCGACGGCGAAGTCATGATCGTCGACGAGCACACCGGCCGTATCCTCGCCGGCCGCCGCTACAACGAGGGCATGCACCAGGCGATCGAGGCGAAGGAAGGGGTGGACATCAAGGACGAGAACCAGACCCTCGCCACGATCACCCTGCAGAACTTCTTCCGCCTCTACACCAAGCTGTCGGGCATGACCGGTACGGCCATGACCGAGGCCGCCGAGTTCCACCAGATCTACAAGCTCGGTGTCGTCCCGATCCCGACCAACCGCGACATGGTCCGCAAGGACCAGCCGGACCTGATCTACCGGACCGAGGTCGCGAAGTTCGCCGCCGTCGTCGACGACATCGCGGAGAAGCACGAGAAGGGCCAGCCGATCCTCGTCGGCACCACCTCGGTCGAGAAGTCCGAGTACCTCTCGCAGCAGCTCTCCAAGCGGGGCATCCCGCACGAGGTGCTCAACGCGAAGCAGCACGAGCGCGAGGCCTCGATCGTCGCCCAGGCCGGCCGCCGCGGCGCCGTGACGGTCGCCACGAACATGGCCGGCCGTGGTACCGACATCAAGCTCGGCGGCAACCCGGACGACCTCGCCGAGGCGGAGCTGCGCCAGCAGGGCCTGGACCCGGAAGAGCACATCGAGGAGTGGGCGCACGCCCTGCCCGCCGCGCTGAAGCGCGCGGAGGCGGCCGTGAAGGCCGAGTTCGAAGAGGTCAAGGCGCTCGGCGGGCTGTACGTGCTGGGCACCGAGCGGCACGAGTCGCGCCGCATCGACAACCAGCTGCGCGGTCGCTCCGGCCGTCAGGGCGACCCGGGCGAGTCCCGCTTCTACCTGTCGCTGGGCGACGACCTGATGCGCCTGTTCAAGGCGCAGATGGTCGAGCGGGTCATGTCGATGGCGAACGTGCCGGACGACGTGCCGATCGAGAACAAGATGGTGACGCGCGCGATCGCGTCGGCCCAGTCGCAGGTCGAGACCCAGAACTTCGAGACGCGCAAGAACGTCCTGAAGTACGACGAGGTCCTCAACAGCCAGCGCGAGGTCATCTACGGCGAGCGCCGCCGCGTCCTGGAGGGCGAGGACCTGCACGAGCAGGTGCGCTTCTTCATGGACGACACGATCGACGCGTACATCGCGGCCGAGACGGTCGAGGGCTTCGCCGAGGAGTGGGACCTGGACCGGCTGTGGGGCGCCTTCAAGCAGCTCTACCCGATCAAGGTCACGGTCGCCGAGCTCGAGGACGCGGCGGGCGACCGCGCGGGCATCACCGCCGAGTTCATCGCGGAGTCCGTCAAGGACGACATCCACGAGCAGTACGAGGCGCGCGAGAAGGCGCTGGGCTCCGACATCATGCGCGAGCTGGAGCGGCGCGTGGTCCTGTCGGTGCTGGACCGCAAGTGGCGTGAGCACCTGTACGAGATGGACTACCTGCAGGAGGGCATCGGCCTGCGGGCGATGGCCCAGAAGGACCCGCTGGTCGAGTACCAGCGCGAGGGCTTCGACATGTTCAACGCCATGATGGAGGGCATCAAGGAGGAGTCCGTCGGCTACCTGTTCAACCTGGAGGTCCAGGTCGAGCAGCAGGTCGAGGAGGTTCCGGTGCAGGACGCGGCGCCGTCGCTGACGAAGCCGGAGATCCGGGCCAAGGGGCTGGACGCTCCGCAGCGGCCGGACCGGCTGCACTTCTCGGCGCCGACGGTGGACGGCGAGGGCGGGGTCGTCGAGGGCGACTTCGACGCCGACGAGGCCGGTGACGGGATGACGCGTGCCGAGCGCCGCAAGGCCCAGAAGGCCGCGGGCGGCCGCCGCCGCAAGAAGTGA
- a CDS encoding Rv3235 family protein yields the protein MTRTRNTTRPPGRHDQRRPRMPRGPHDWFAERLLAVVSGQRPVHSLLGHTVGPAYDQLVILAPTAPLRDRLRPVLRQCGRFHPGPGVIEAFARITTGDRVSAMAFRLEQGPDLRWRCAAIEMAPLP from the coding sequence ATGACCAGGACCAGGAACACCACCCGGCCCCCCGGCCGCCACGACCAGCGCCGCCCCCGCATGCCGCGGGGCCCGCACGACTGGTTCGCGGAGCGGCTGCTGGCGGTGGTCAGCGGCCAGCGGCCGGTCCACTCGCTGCTGGGCCACACGGTCGGCCCGGCCTACGACCAGTTGGTCATCCTGGCCCCCACGGCCCCGTTGCGGGACCGGCTGCGCCCGGTCCTGCGCCAGTGCGGCCGCTTCCACCCGGGCCCGGGCGTGATCGAGGCCTTCGCCCGCATCACGACGGGCGACCGCGTCTCGGCGATGGCCTTCCGCCTGGAACAGGGCCCGGACCTCCGCTGGCGCTGCGCAGCCATCGAAATGGCGCCCCTCCCGTGA
- a CDS encoding response regulator transcription factor, with translation MADSFGPVRGDEGGEPIRVLVVDDHALFRRGLEIVLAQEEDIQVVGEAGDGAEAVDKAADLLPDIVLMDVRMPRRGGIEACTSIKEVAPSAKIIMLTISDEEADLYDAIKAGATGYLLKEISTDEVATAIRAVADGQSQISPSMASKLLTEFKSMIQRTDERRLVPAPRLTDRELEVLKLVATGMNNRDIAKELFISENTVKNHVRNILEKLQLHSRMEAVVYAMREKILEIR, from the coding sequence ATGGCGGACAGCTTCGGGCCGGTGCGCGGTGATGAGGGCGGCGAGCCGATCCGGGTGCTCGTCGTCGACGACCACGCCCTGTTCCGGCGCGGGCTGGAGATCGTCCTCGCGCAGGAGGAGGACATCCAGGTCGTCGGTGAGGCGGGGGACGGCGCGGAGGCGGTGGACAAGGCGGCGGACCTGCTGCCGGACATCGTGCTGATGGACGTGCGGATGCCCCGGCGCGGCGGTATCGAGGCGTGCACTTCGATCAAGGAGGTGGCCCCCTCCGCGAAGATCATCATGCTGACGATCAGCGACGAGGAGGCGGACCTCTACGACGCGATCAAGGCGGGTGCGACCGGATACCTCCTGAAGGAGATCTCGACCGACGAGGTGGCGACGGCGATCCGCGCGGTGGCCGACGGGCAGTCGCAGATCAGTCCGTCGATGGCCTCGAAGCTCCTGACGGAGTTCAAGTCGATGATCCAGCGGACGGACGAGCGGCGGCTGGTGCCGGCGCCGAGGCTGACGGACCGCGAGCTGGAGGTGCTGAAGCTGGTGGCGACGGGGATGAACAACCGCGACATCGCGAAGGAGTTGTTCATCTCCGAGAACACCGTGAAGAACCACGTCCGCAACATCCTGGAGAAGCTGCAGCTGCACTCCAGGATGGAGGCCGTGGTCTACGCGATGCGGGAGAAGATCCTCGAGATCCGCTGA
- a CDS encoding winged helix-turn-helix domain-containing protein has translation MTLISLSADEARRIALRAQGFLGAPDRRGGVRGVLRHLGAVQLDTISVLARSHELIPYARLGAVGRDAVEKAYWSDRHAFEYWSHAACILPIEEWPHFAFRRRIKRAHGYRWHKMKDKEASCRLVLDRLRAEGPLTSTELGGAKNGGPWWDWSETKIAVEWLLDAGDVVVTERRGWKRLYDLPERAVPDALLHDDMDDAECLRRLVALAGRSLGVGTRADIADYHRLKGEQVDAVIADSGLVPVEVEGWGKPAWADPAALAAAPRGRHRTTLLSPFDSLVWDRPRTERIFGFTHRLEAYVPKPKRIHGYFAMPLLAGGRLQGRVDPAREGGTLVARQLSLTSPKAARPMAEALREAAGWVGCDTVRIERAGSAEEAAAVTAELAAL, from the coding sequence ATGACCTTGATCTCGCTGTCCGCCGACGAGGCACGCCGGATCGCCCTGCGCGCGCAGGGCTTCCTCGGGGCGCCCGACCGCCGCGGCGGGGTCCGCGGGGTGCTGCGGCATCTGGGGGCCGTCCAGCTGGACACGATCTCCGTGCTGGCCCGCTCGCACGAGCTGATCCCGTACGCCCGGCTCGGCGCGGTGGGCCGGGATGCCGTGGAGAAGGCGTACTGGTCGGACCGGCACGCCTTCGAGTACTGGTCGCACGCGGCCTGCATCCTGCCGATCGAGGAGTGGCCGCACTTCGCCTTCCGTCGCCGGATCAAGCGCGCGCACGGCTACCGCTGGCACAAGATGAAGGACAAGGAGGCCTCCTGCCGCCTCGTCCTGGACCGGCTGCGCGCCGAGGGCCCGCTGACCTCGACCGAGCTGGGCGGCGCCAAGAACGGCGGCCCGTGGTGGGACTGGTCCGAGACCAAGATCGCCGTGGAGTGGCTGCTGGACGCCGGCGACGTGGTCGTCACCGAGCGCCGCGGCTGGAAGCGGCTCTACGACCTCCCCGAGCGGGCGGTCCCGGACGCGCTGCTCCACGACGACATGGACGACGCCGAGTGCCTGCGCCGGCTCGTCGCCCTGGCCGGGCGCTCCCTCGGCGTCGGCACCCGCGCCGACATCGCGGACTACCACCGCCTCAAGGGCGAGCAGGTCGACGCGGTGATCGCCGACTCGGGCCTGGTCCCGGTCGAGGTCGAGGGCTGGGGCAAGCCGGCCTGGGCCGACCCCGCAGCGCTGGCGGCGGCTCCCCGGGGGCGCCACCGCACCACCCTGCTCTCCCCGTTCGACTCGCTCGTCTGGGACCGCCCACGCACCGAGCGGATCTTCGGCTTCACGCACCGGCTGGAGGCGTACGTCCCCAAGCCGAAGCGGATACACGGCTACTTCGCGATGCCTTTGCTGGCCGGCGGACGGCTCCAGGGCCGCGTCGACCCGGCCCGCGAGGGCGGCACGCTGGTGGCCCGGCAGCTCTCCCTGACCAGCCCCAAGGCGGCCCGCCCCATGGCGGAGGCGCTGCGCGAGGCGGCCGGCTGGGTCGGCTGCGACACCGTCCGCATCGAGCGCGCGGGCTCTGCCGAGGAGGCGGCCGCCGTCACCGCGGAGCTGGCCGCCCTCTGA